ATTACAGACTTGATTACCAAGGGATTAATGACAGGAATTGACACAGATAAGGTGTCAGAAATTGCGATGTTACTAGCGATTCTGTACGGAATTGGAGCGCTTGTCAACTATACGCAAGCCTTTACTATTTCAACAATTGTTCAGCATTTTTCAAAACGGTTGCGGACAGCGATTGCAGAAAAAATCAACAAACTTCCTCTCCGTTATTTTGATAGTCATTCGCAAGGTGATACCTTATCCCGTGTCACCAATGATGTGGATACGGCTAGTCAGTCCCTCAACCAGAGTTTGGGAACGGTCCTGTCTTCTAGTATTCTCTTGGTGGCAGCTCTGATTATGATGTTTCAGACCAATGTGACCTTATCCTTTGTCACCATTGTTTCTGTCTTGTTTGGCTTTGTATTTGTGGGAATCATTATGGGGCGTGCAAAGGGCTTCTTCAAAAGTCAGCAGACCAATCTTGCCAATGTTAATGGCTATGTAGAAGAAATGTATTCTGGGCATTCGGTGGTTGCTAGCTATCATGCGGGTCGTATTGTAAAAGAAGAGTTTCAGCATCTCAATCAAGCCCTCTACACAAGTATGTGGAAATCCCAATTCATTTCAGGGATTATGATGCCCATGATGATGTTTATTGGGAACTTTGGTTACGTCATGGTTGTAGTGACAGGAGCAGCCTTGACCCTGAAAGGCAATGCAACCATGGGAACGATTGTGGCCTTCATGGTCTATGTTCGAATCTTCTCTCAACCCCTTTCTCAGATTGCCCAAGGTTTGACAGTCTTACAATCAGCTAGCGCTGCGATGGGTCGTGTGTTTGAATTCTTGGGTGAGCCTGAAATGGAGGTGGACAGCCATAAGGCACAACAACTCAGGACTATAAAAGGCGATGTTACATTTGATCACGTTTCCTTTGGCTATTCTGCTGATAAGACCATTATCCATGACTTCTCCGCAACAGCTAAGGCCGGGCAAAAAATTGCTATTGTGGGACCAACAGGAGCTGGAAAGACGACCATTGTCAATCTCTTGATGAAGTTCTATGACATTGATCAAGGCCGTATTTTGATTGACGGGATTGATACCAAAAATATGAAACGTTCTGAAGTTCATGATGCTTTTAGTATGGTCTTACAAGATACCTGGCTCTTTGAGGGAACGATTAAGGAAAATCTGATTTACAACCAAAGCAATGTTTCAGATGAAGCGGTTATCGAAGCAGCAAAAGCAGTCGGAGTTCACCATTTTATCATGACCTTGCCGAAAGGCTACGATACCCTGCTAGATGATACGGTAAACTTATCTGTCGGGCAAAAACAATTGCTAACCATTGCACGTGCCTTGCTGAAAAATGCTCCCCTTCTTATCCTTGATGAGGCAACCAGCTCTGTTGATACACGGACAGAGGAATTGATCCAGAAGGCAATGGATAAACTGATGGAAGGCCGTACGTCCTTTGTCATCGCTCACCGTCTATCCACTATCCGAAATGCTGATCTCATCTTAGTGATGAAAGACGGCAATATCATTGAACAAGGCAATCATGATGCTCTGATGGCTCAAAATGACTTCTATGCCAATCTGTACAACAGCCAGTTTGTCGAGGAGTAAAACAGTCCAGTGGACTGTTTTAGCCTCGTGCCTAAAAATAGGAAAGCGGGAGTAATGTCCAGTGGACTGTTTTAGCCCCGAGCCCAGAAACCCGAAAGCGAGGGTAGTTCAGTGAATCATTTTAGCCTCGTGCCTATAAGTGTTAGTACTCGAGTAACTTGGTGAGGTGCTTTAGTTCCGAGCCTAGAAATGGGAAAATGAGCGCATTAGGTTGAACGATTTTAGCTTCATGTTGCCAAGAGTGGACAATGTGAATGGTAGTTAAAGGGTTTGAAGTTGACAGAAAATCTGTTGATTTCAGGCCTTTTATTTTTGCAAAATGTGAGGGTTTTCATGATATAATAAAGAAAAAGGAGGAAGTACCATGTACGAATTTCAAAATCCAACAGATGAACAAGTGAAGAGTTATCTAGCTAATAGCAAGACCATTGCAGTGGTTGGCTTGTCCAATCGTGAAGAAACAGTCAGCAACCGCATTGCGAAATTTATGCAGGACATGGGGTATCAGATTATCCCAATCAATCCTCGTCTAGCTGGCAGCGAGATTTTAGGGGAAACGGTCTATGCAACTCTGGCAGATGTTCCTGTAGCGGTTGACATCGTGAATGTCTTTCGTAGAAGCGAGTTTTTGCCAGATGTGGCACGTGAGTTTGTTGAAACAAATGCCAAGATTTTCTGGGCCCAATTAGAGCTTCAAAACGAAGAGGCAGCCGCTATTTTAGAAACTGCAGGTCGTGACGATGTGGTGATGAATCGTTGTATCAAGCGAGAATACGTTCGCTTGATGACAGGAGTAAGCTAGTGTCTACCTTGGTCATTATCCGCGGCAATTCTGGTTCAGGAAAGACGAGTCTGGCAGAGGCCTTGCAACATCACTATGGCCGTAAAACCTTGGTGGTTTCTCAAGATAATGTTAGAAGAACCATGTTGAAAGAAAAAGTTGAGCCAAGGAATTTATCCATTGGGCTAACAGAAACCATTGCACGCTTCGGGCATGCAGAGGATTTGCTGGTCATTGTTGAAGGCTTTTATGAAGCTGATATTTATGGGGAGATGCTAGCGCAATTGCATCAGCTGTTTGCTCCTCGTGTCTATGCCTATTACTATGATATCCCCTTTGAAGAAACGGTTAAGCGGCATGCTACTCGTTCCAAAAGAGCTGATTTTACACCGGAGGATATGAAATGGTGGTGGATTGATAAGGACTATCTTGGCTGGGAAGAAGAAGTCTTGCTGTCAGCTGAGCTGAGTTTAGAGGCGACTGTTCAACTGATTTGTCAAGCAATTGAACATAGCTGATGAATGGATTGAAAAAATAGCATTGTTTTTGTAAAAAAATAAAGGAAAACGGAATGAGTCATCTAACAGAGGAATTATTTGGCAATGTTGAAACATTTTTAGAGGAACACCTCACAGAATATGAAAGTGTTGAAGAAGCGGTCGCAGCTTATATGAACCTATACAATGAGCAAAATCGAAAAAAACATCAAGGTCAGGTCGGTTTCATGGAATTGTCTGATTTGCTGGAAGAATTAGCCTACGAAAGAGAGGATACAAGACGTTTACAACTCGCTCAGCAAATTTTGGAACGAGACAAAGAGAATGTAGATGCAAAGATTGCCCAGTTGGAAGTAGAGTCAGTTAACCAATTGGAAGTATTATCCCAACTCAAGGAATTCGAGAGTCAGGAGCGGAAAAAGTGGTTAAAAGGAGACCGATCTGGTTGGGTGAATTTCAAAGAACGGCCCTATATGCGCTTGAAAAATCGTTTGGCTTTTCAGTATTTTAACCAAAAACTGTATCCACAGGCTTTGAAACATTTTGAAGAACTCTATCGGATGAACCCTAGTGATAATTTGGGAAGTCGGTACATGATGATGGTACTTTATTGTTTTCTTTACCAATGGGACAAGGCTGTGAAATTTGCAAACCAGAAAGAACACAAAGAGGATGCGGAGATGATTGGGAAACTCCTTGTGTTGGCGATTATCACAGAACGGAGTCTGGATGCCCAGCGTCTCTTTAAGAAAATGGTAGATCTGGATGAGAATTTCTTACCTGCTCTTGACTTTTCTAGAGATGTAGAAAGTGCACGTACGATGTTTTCGATGGCAAAAGAGGGGTATTTTGAAATTTCAAGTCTTTCCTTATTCGATGGATTAGAGGAGTTTCTGTTTGGGACAGAAATTGTCTTTGAATGGTTACGAAAGCACTATGAAGAGTATTATCAGGAAGAATTTGAGCTTCATACAGTACGCAATCCGCTATTTGCAGGTTTACCAAGTGGAGCCGTTCAATCCTTGCTTGAAGAAGGCTTGATTCGACCAGAAGATTTTCAGTCGTTTAAGAAAAAGGATTTGTTGGCTCTGCAAGGGATTGGTAAGGTGAGTGTAGAGCGCTTGATTGCTAATGGTGTTCAGCTGAAAGAAGGTTAATATTGCTATAAAATAAGGAGATTTATCTATCGAATCTCCTTATTTTTATTGGGTAATTCTAAAAATATACTGCTGAAATCTGTAGTATCAGGAGGGGAGAATGGTACTGATAGTAATAGAGTATTAAATGATAATTGTCAGATAATTGCTTGAAAATGAGAAAAACTGTGCTATAATGGAGATAGGTTTTTAATGAAAGGGAGTTAGAATGAAAAAACTTGGTATTGTTTTATTATCGGCAGTCCTATTGACAGCGTGTGCGCCTACGACACAAGAAAAACAGGCGACAAGTGAAAGCACGGCGGTTCAAGTGGACCAACAAGCGCTTGATAAAGCAACTGTTGATTACAAGGCATTTGTAGAAGAGCAGATTGGACAATTGTTGACCGATACGGAAAATTTTGCCCAATTACTCAAAGATGGCAAATTAGAAGAAGCGAAAACAGTCTATCCAGTCATTCGAATGGCCTATGAGCGTTCAGAACCGATTGCTGAAAGTTTTGGCGAATCAGATGTGAAAATTGATTTCCGCTTGGTTGACTACATGGAAGAGAATAAGACTGAGGAAGGTTGGTCAGGTTTCCACCGCATTGAAAAGATTCTTTGGGAAGAAAATACCACAACAGGTACGGAGCAGTATGCGAATCAATTGGTCAATGACATCAAGGAATTGAAGGCGAAAATTGCGACTGTTGAAGTGACACCTGAGATTATGCTGACAGGGGCAGTTGATTTGCTCAACGAAGTAGCCACAAGCAAGATTACCGGGGAAGAAGAAGTGTATTCCCACACAGACTTATATGATTTCAGAGCCAACATCGAAGGAGCAGAGAAGATTTTTGAACTCTTTAAGCCAAGCTTGGAGAACAAAGATGCTAGTCTCGTTATGACTCTTGAAAAAGAATTCAAGAATGTGAATGGTCTGCTGGATCAATACATGACAGATGATACGCACTATAAACTCTACACAGATTTGAGTACAGAAGACACCAAAAAACTAGCTGAGGCTGTGACAAAACTCGGTGAGCCACTTTCTCAAATGGGGATTATCTTGGACGGGAAGTAAGAAATGACAAAAGACGAAAAATGGTTTGATAAAAAAATGGATCGTCGCGAATTTTTAAAAAAAGCAGGTATAGGAGGAGCTGGGCTTGCGCTCGGAGCCTCTGGGGCATCTGCTTTTTTCGCACATAAAGTGACTGGCGAGACTGCAAAATCAGACGGACAAGAAGACATTTCTTTTTATGGAGAACATCAGGCAGGAATCGTGACTCCAACCCAGAAAAATGTGTATTTCGTTGTGCTTGACCTGCATTCAACAGACAAGGCTGAAGTCATTCAGATGTTCAAGGATTGGACAGATTACAGTGAGAAATTAGTGACTGGAAAGCTAGTAAAAGAAGATGGAGATAATGGCTATCTTCCACCATTTGATACAGGGGAAACGGTTGGTCTGAACCCTCACCGCCTGACTCTTACTTTTGGGATTTCACCCGCTTTCTTGACCAAGCTAGGATTGGAAAGTAAGAAACCAAAAGAATTTCGAGATTTGCCAGTCTTTCCAAGGGATCAGCTCAAGGAAGCCTATACTGGAGGAGATATTGTAATCCAAGCCTGTGCTGACGATGCACAAGTTGCCTTTCATGCTGTCCGAAATCTCGTCCGAAAAGGTCGCAGCCTCGTAACCATGAAATGGAGTCAAGCTGGTTTTGCAGCGATTGGCAACCGTAAGGAAACGCCACGAAACCTGTTTGGATTTAAAGATGGCACGGCAAATGCGACGAAAAAAGAGCAATTTCAGGATATCATCTGGTGTGAGGATTCTAACTGGATGCGGGGAGGCACCTATATGGCAGTCCGCCGTATCCAAATGTTTCTGGAAACATGGGACAGAACCAGCCTAAATGAACAGGAAAATACCTTTGGTCGCTATAAAGAAAGCGGTGCACCCTTTGGAAAGAAAGATGAGTTTGATGAAGTCGATTTGGACTTAAAAGATGATAAGGGAGAACCCCTTGTACCAGTTGATTCTCATGTCAGACTAGCAAAGGAAACAGGTGTTGAAATCTATCGTCGCGCCTATTCTTATTCAGATGGTATTGATGAGGTAACAGGACAATTTGACTCAGGTTTGTTATTTATCTCTTTTCAGAAAGATCCCCAACAATTTATTACGATTCAACATAATCTAGGTAACGTAGACAAGTTAAACGAGTACATCACCCATGTTGGAAGTGGTTTATTTGCTTGTTTTGCAGGCGTGAAAAAAGGAGAGTACATTGGTCAAGCCTTATTTGAATAAACTGGCGCTTATTGCCTTTCTTGCTCTCGTCTTTTTTGCAAGACCTGTTTCAGCGACAGATTCCTATAGTCACCTCTTTATCACTATTACAGATGCAACGAGAGCTTTGCAAAGAGGAGATCAGGCTTTCGCTAGTCAGTTGATTGCCCAGTTACAGACGGATTTTGCCCAGGTTGAAAACCATGATTCCAAGGCTGGTCAGATGGTGACCAACCGCCTAGCGGAATTGGAACAAGAACCGACAGAAGAAAAACTAGTGGCTGTTTCTAAAGCCTTGTTGGACTTTGAAGCGGAACAACATCCTGTTGATGTTACTGCTGAAAAAGAAAAACTGATGAACAAGTTATCTCCTGCCTTTGACCTTTTGCAGGAAGCGATTGAGCGCAAGGAGATTGACAGTGTCAAGGAGAACTACAAAAAACTCAATAGTACGTGGACAGTGAATGAGCGAATTGTTCGTGATACTAGCACAGGGCATTACGGAAAAATTGAAACAGCCATTTCTTTCTTACGCAGTAGTATTGAAACAGAACCTGTAGACTATGGCAGTATTCAAACATCATTTGATGATTTAAAAAATGCTATTCAAGCCTTTGTAGCTGGTCAAGAGGTAGCTACAGCTGCAACGGATGTAACCTTAACAGATGGGATTGATCTGCTCAAGCAAGCACAAACTGCTTTTGAAGCGGGTGATAAGACCAAAGGGGCTTCTCTGATGAAGGAATTTATCACCATTTGGCCGACCATTGAAGGAGATGTTAGTACACGGAATCCAAGTCTCTACACTCGTGTCGAGAGTGAGTCGCCCGTTATCAT
Above is a window of Streptococcus sp. zg-86 DNA encoding:
- a CDS encoding ABC transporter ATP-binding protein — its product is MENKQTSLLNQMKPYIKGFQLPFVIAIIGAIISSIITVIGPNKLSEITDLITKGLMTGIDTDKVSEIAMLLAILYGIGALVNYTQAFTISTIVQHFSKRLRTAIAEKINKLPLRYFDSHSQGDTLSRVTNDVDTASQSLNQSLGTVLSSSILLVAALIMMFQTNVTLSFVTIVSVLFGFVFVGIIMGRAKGFFKSQQTNLANVNGYVEEMYSGHSVVASYHAGRIVKEEFQHLNQALYTSMWKSQFISGIMMPMMMFIGNFGYVMVVVTGAALTLKGNATMGTIVAFMVYVRIFSQPLSQIAQGLTVLQSASAAMGRVFEFLGEPEMEVDSHKAQQLRTIKGDVTFDHVSFGYSADKTIIHDFSATAKAGQKIAIVGPTGAGKTTIVNLLMKFYDIDQGRILIDGIDTKNMKRSEVHDAFSMVLQDTWLFEGTIKENLIYNQSNVSDEAVIEAAKAVGVHHFIMTLPKGYDTLLDDTVNLSVGQKQLLTIARALLKNAPLLILDEATSSVDTRTEELIQKAMDKLMEGRTSFVIAHRLSTIRNADLILVMKDGNIIEQGNHDALMAQNDFYANLYNSQFVEE
- a CDS encoding kinase, with the protein product MSTLVIIRGNSGSGKTSLAEALQHHYGRKTLVVSQDNVRRTMLKEKVEPRNLSIGLTETIARFGHAEDLLVIVEGFYEADIYGEMLAQLHQLFAPRVYAYYYDIPFEETVKRHATRSKRADFTPEDMKWWWIDKDYLGWEEEVLLSAELSLEATVQLICQAIEHS
- a CDS encoding CoA-binding protein, with product MYEFQNPTDEQVKSYLANSKTIAVVGLSNREETVSNRIAKFMQDMGYQIIPINPRLAGSEILGETVYATLADVPVAVDIVNVFRRSEFLPDVAREFVETNAKIFWAQLELQNEEAAAILETAGRDDVVMNRCIKREYVRLMTGVS
- the efeB gene encoding iron uptake transporter deferrochelatase/peroxidase subunit, with translation MTKDEKWFDKKMDRREFLKKAGIGGAGLALGASGASAFFAHKVTGETAKSDGQEDISFYGEHQAGIVTPTQKNVYFVVLDLHSTDKAEVIQMFKDWTDYSEKLVTGKLVKEDGDNGYLPPFDTGETVGLNPHRLTLTFGISPAFLTKLGLESKKPKEFRDLPVFPRDQLKEAYTGGDIVIQACADDAQVAFHAVRNLVRKGRSLVTMKWSQAGFAAIGNRKETPRNLFGFKDGTANATKKEQFQDIIWCEDSNWMRGGTYMAVRRIQMFLETWDRTSLNEQENTFGRYKESGAPFGKKDEFDEVDLDLKDDKGEPLVPVDSHVRLAKETGVEIYRRAYSYSDGIDEVTGQFDSGLLFISFQKDPQQFITIQHNLGNVDKLNEYITHVGSGLFACFAGVKKGEYIGQALFE
- a CDS encoding tetratricopeptide repeat protein, yielding MSHLTEELFGNVETFLEEHLTEYESVEEAVAAYMNLYNEQNRKKHQGQVGFMELSDLLEELAYEREDTRRLQLAQQILERDKENVDAKIAQLEVESVNQLEVLSQLKEFESQERKKWLKGDRSGWVNFKERPYMRLKNRLAFQYFNQKLYPQALKHFEELYRMNPSDNLGSRYMMMVLYCFLYQWDKAVKFANQKEHKEDAEMIGKLLVLAIITERSLDAQRLFKKMVDLDENFLPALDFSRDVESARTMFSMAKEGYFEISSLSLFDGLEEFLFGTEIVFEWLRKHYEEYYQEEFELHTVRNPLFAGLPSGAVQSLLEEGLIRPEDFQSFKKKDLLALQGIGKVSVERLIANGVQLKEG
- the efeO gene encoding iron uptake system protein EfeO; its protein translation is MKKLGIVLLSAVLLTACAPTTQEKQATSESTAVQVDQQALDKATVDYKAFVEEQIGQLLTDTENFAQLLKDGKLEEAKTVYPVIRMAYERSEPIAESFGESDVKIDFRLVDYMEENKTEEGWSGFHRIEKILWEENTTTGTEQYANQLVNDIKELKAKIATVEVTPEIMLTGAVDLLNEVATSKITGEEEVYSHTDLYDFRANIEGAEKIFELFKPSLENKDASLVMTLEKEFKNVNGLLDQYMTDDTHYKLYTDLSTEDTKKLAEAVTKLGEPLSQMGIILDGK